In the Endozoicomonas sp. SCSIO W0465 genome, GCGAAGCTTCAGTGAAATCAAGTAATGACAAGCTTTCCAGCGATCCTGTACTGGATCGTCGGTTTATGGTTGCACCGATGATGGACAGGGTAGATTAAAAGATAAAAATCAACAAAATCAATAGATTGGTAGTGTGACAAAAAATGTCTGTCACACTTTTGTCACAGTTTTTAAGTCATTAAGTTATAAATAAAACCTTATGTAATCCTTTTCGGAATTTGTTGATAGCCAATACTGTATGTTTTTTAACATGCTTTCATGTTGCCAAAAACTCCCCTGAGCCTCGAAATAATACCCGTCCAAAATCTGTACGCCTCCCTTCAAATATCGGACGGACAGGTACAGACTGTGAACACCTTTAACCCACATAGAACCAAACTACTACGTAGTTTTTCTTATTAGTTCTCGTCCAAAATCACAACCAATTGAAAACTGTAGATTTTATCCTGAAAAATTAAGTGGAGCCCTACTGCTATCTGGCGACTAAACTTCCCAAGAGCAAGAAACATAAGGGATTGCCAAAAACAGAGGACTCCAAATGCGCAAAAAACGCAACCCGTAGTGTAGTATGGAACTCCATTACGTACCTCATGAAATCTGCTCCCAGCTTTCCGGTATCTCGCAATGGCTTGACGCCCATCCACAGTTCAATGACTGGATTTATGAGGACTTAAGTTCTGGTGATAAACAGAACACTGGGCGGAACGGACTATCAGAAGAATCCGTTCTTCGTGCGGCACTCCTGAAACAGTATTTGAATTGTGATTATGACTACTTGTCGTTTGTTTTGATGGACTCCATGCTCTTTCGAGACTTTTGTCGCCTCGAACCAAACCAGCGCCCCAGTCACTCCAGTTTGCATGGGCTCATCAGCCTTCTTACTGCATTTACATGGGAACGGATTAATAACTGTCAGCTAATGACCGCTAAAGATCAGGGGTAACTGTTCAGCACCCCCACATAAATCTGGAATTTTCTGATTTTTATACCATCCTCTTAAGCACCATTTTTCCACAATATTCGCCAGCATGATTCCAGAACTACCCGCAACTATGTCGGCTGAGATTCTCTTGAAAGAGAATGCAGAGCTGCGGATGAGAGTTGCCTGTCTGGAAGAGCGATGTCGAGAATTGGAAGAAAAGGTTGGCAAGAACAGTCAAAACAGCAGCAAGCCGCCATCGTCTGATGGTTATCAAAAACCTTGTAAAAACAGTAATTCTCCAGATCATTCTGACGACCTTTCCGCAGATAAAGGTACCGATCCATCGGATGAAAAACCCAATCCTAAAAGTCTGAGACAGTCTTCTGGTAATAAAGCCGGTGGAAAGAAAGGGCATCAGGGCACTTGTCTTAAACAGGTCGATATCCCTGACTATATTGAGTACCTTCCGGTTAAAGAATGCAATAAATGTCAGGCGTCTCTTCTTGATAGTGAGCCGGTCAAATATATTGAACGACAGGTGTTTGAACCAGGGAGACCGGGTGAATTTGAAGTAACGGCCCATAGAGCTGAAGTAAAAATCTGCACTTGTGGTTGTCGGAATCAGGCT is a window encoding:
- a CDS encoding transposase translates to MELHYVPHEICSQLSGISQWLDAHPQFNDWIYEDLSSGDKQNTGRNGLSEESVLRAALLKQYLNCDYDYLSFVLMDSMLFRDFCRLEPNQRPSHSSLHGLISLLTAFTWERINNCQLMTAKDQG